A genome region from Thermococcus gorgonarius includes the following:
- a CDS encoding MATE family efflux transporter translates to MDDLRKRLWSLAWPAIMGNISQTLLNLVDTLMVGHVSSLAVAAVGLGGQVSWFMFPIMMAVSVGTLALVARFVGAKDIKKAELVLEQSIYLSFLLGIPVFLFGWFFGDDLLRIMGAKGELLNLAYSYLRVVFLFYPIRFAGFAMFSALRGAGDTKTPMKLGIAMNVINAALDYLLIYGKFGFPRLGPVGAAWASGVGITFSFLAGAYLLLSGRLILRFEPSWRFEVEMVRRILRIGVPALVERGLFSFYNFLYMSIVTRFGDVALSAHQIGLRIESIAYMPAFGFNVASSALVGQNLGANRPDLAEKTVKEALKMVTAFMGVMAFVLVAFPRYLVMPFLTPNDPHYHEVLRLASIYLIIVGISEIPLGWVFVLSGSLRGAGDTKSPMYVTAVSKLLFRILPSYLLGFGFRIPPVHIDGVSFKGFTFRGLGVIAAWLAMTLETFTSAAMYWWIFRKGKWKTVKV, encoded by the coding sequence ATGGACGATCTCAGAAAGAGACTTTGGTCCCTGGCATGGCCAGCGATAATGGGGAACATCTCTCAAACGCTGCTCAACCTAGTGGACACGCTGATGGTCGGCCATGTCAGTTCTCTAGCCGTCGCCGCCGTTGGTCTTGGCGGCCAGGTCAGCTGGTTCATGTTTCCGATAATGATGGCAGTATCGGTCGGAACTCTGGCCCTCGTTGCCAGGTTCGTTGGGGCAAAGGACATCAAGAAAGCGGAACTCGTCCTGGAGCAGAGCATTTACCTCTCATTTCTCCTTGGCATTCCAGTTTTCCTCTTCGGCTGGTTCTTCGGCGACGACCTGCTCAGAATAATGGGTGCCAAGGGCGAGCTGCTGAACCTGGCCTATTCCTATCTCAGGGTTGTCTTCCTGTTCTACCCGATCCGCTTTGCTGGTTTTGCAATGTTCTCTGCTTTGAGAGGGGCTGGAGACACCAAAACGCCAATGAAGCTGGGCATAGCGATGAACGTTATCAACGCGGCCCTCGACTACCTGCTCATCTACGGAAAGTTCGGCTTTCCAAGGCTGGGTCCCGTCGGTGCGGCCTGGGCCTCTGGAGTAGGGATAACCTTCTCCTTCCTGGCCGGAGCATACCTTCTCCTCAGCGGAAGGCTCATCCTCCGCTTTGAGCCGAGCTGGAGGTTTGAAGTTGAGATGGTCAGGCGGATCCTTAGGATAGGCGTTCCTGCATTGGTAGAACGGGGCCTCTTCAGCTTTTACAACTTCCTCTACATGAGCATAGTTACCCGCTTCGGCGACGTTGCCCTTAGTGCTCACCAGATTGGCCTGAGGATAGAGAGTATAGCCTACATGCCGGCATTTGGCTTCAACGTTGCTTCTTCTGCCCTGGTAGGTCAGAACCTCGGCGCAAACAGGCCCGATCTAGCTGAAAAGACCGTCAAAGAGGCCCTGAAAATGGTCACGGCCTTCATGGGGGTTATGGCCTTCGTCCTTGTTGCCTTCCCGCGCTACCTCGTCATGCCCTTCCTAACGCCAAACGACCCCCACTACCACGAGGTTCTCCGCCTGGCGAGCATCTACCTAATAATAGTTGGGATAAGCGAGATCCCACTCGGGTGGGTCTTCGTGCTGAGCGGTTCACTTAGGGGGGCCGGGGACACCAAGAGCCCGATGTACGTTACAGCGGTGAGTAAGCTCCTCTTCAGGATTCTTCCCTCGTACCTCTTGGGCTTTGGCTTTAGGATTCCACCGGTTCACATCGACGGAGTCAGCTTTAAGGGCTTCACCTTCCGCGGACTTGGAGTCATAGCGGCATGGCTTGCGATGACCCTGGAGACTTTTACGAGCGCGGCCATGTACTGGTGGATCTTTAGAAAAGGGAAGTGGAAGACCGTAAAAGTATGA
- a CDS encoding DHH family phosphoesterase, whose product MAVKECPECHGTGKVKVGEKECPVCGGWGYVPADFKLEDKLKGYRNLDYFGVDEEVDEVPCPECHGKGTVPVYDTCPTCGGTGKVLACDICGKIKGPWEPGMETTWVCPDCLRKYKVVYILDKTCDYEDVEVGNVYKGTIDRVERFGVFVKLNPHVVGLIKRKDLLGGREYKPGEEILVQVLDVRPDKREIDLIESALKHYKEVVVRKEIPVTPIAELSKDMAGKTVRIQGRVTQIQVTGGPTVFTITDGTGITWAAAFEAPGVRAYPNINVGDIVEIIGKIAFHSGEIQIEVSDMARLWGPDAARVKQQIEAELDKRAQPEDVGFLVESEVLEKLKPKIMKAAFMIRRAIFEGRPILLRHHADADGYTSGLALEYAIVPLIEQISPDPQARWKLFKRRPSRAPFYELEDVLKDIIFMIEDHEKFGDPLPLVVIVDNGGTSEDIPAYKRIRAYGVPIVVIDHHDPREWVSEDKAKVDEYVDVHVNPHHVKRGYYELTAGMLATEVARFINPEVEDKIKHLPAIAGTGDRSKAPEFYQYLEIAKKAKGLTEEDLKKIAEVIDHEAFYWKFMDGHGIIDEILLLTGNLQRHRELINAIYPEVKEKQEKALKASLPHVKSVVLPNGIRFNTIDVELFAPKFSYPSPGKLSGLIHDHFKEKYGEDSPILTLAYGPDFAVVRASDGMAAYGFDLNEIIPKLQEKLPSAGIEGGGHSYAGSIKFFEGMRKEVLEEFAKQVVKLKKKA is encoded by the coding sequence ATGGCTGTGAAGGAGTGCCCCGAATGCCATGGGACGGGCAAGGTAAAGGTTGGCGAGAAGGAATGCCCGGTGTGCGGTGGCTGGGGTTACGTTCCTGCCGATTTTAAACTCGAAGACAAGCTCAAAGGTTACCGCAACCTGGACTACTTTGGCGTTGATGAGGAAGTCGATGAAGTCCCCTGTCCAGAGTGTCACGGGAAGGGAACCGTTCCAGTTTACGATACCTGCCCGACCTGTGGCGGAACGGGAAAGGTTCTCGCCTGCGACATCTGTGGAAAAATCAAGGGGCCCTGGGAGCCCGGCATGGAAACCACTTGGGTCTGTCCGGACTGCCTGAGGAAGTATAAGGTCGTTTACATCCTCGACAAGACCTGCGACTACGAAGACGTTGAGGTGGGAAACGTTTACAAAGGTACAATCGACAGAGTCGAGCGCTTTGGAGTCTTTGTCAAGCTTAATCCTCACGTCGTTGGCCTGATAAAGCGTAAAGACCTCCTGGGTGGAAGAGAGTACAAACCGGGCGAAGAGATACTCGTTCAGGTTCTCGACGTTAGACCCGATAAGAGGGAGATAGACCTCATAGAATCTGCCCTTAAGCACTACAAAGAAGTTGTTGTCAGAAAGGAGATACCTGTAACGCCCATAGCTGAGCTAAGCAAGGACATGGCAGGTAAAACGGTAAGGATACAGGGGAGAGTAACGCAGATACAGGTCACCGGCGGCCCAACCGTCTTCACAATAACGGACGGAACCGGCATAACCTGGGCGGCCGCCTTCGAGGCACCGGGCGTTAGGGCGTATCCCAACATCAACGTCGGTGACATCGTTGAGATAATAGGCAAAATAGCCTTCCACTCGGGCGAGATACAGATAGAAGTCAGCGACATGGCTAGGCTCTGGGGACCGGATGCAGCGAGGGTCAAACAGCAGATAGAGGCAGAGCTTGACAAGCGCGCCCAGCCAGAGGATGTGGGCTTCCTCGTCGAGAGTGAAGTTCTTGAGAAGCTCAAGCCCAAGATAATGAAGGCGGCCTTCATGATTAGAAGAGCAATCTTTGAGGGAAGGCCAATACTCCTCAGGCACCATGCCGATGCCGACGGCTACACCTCCGGCCTGGCTTTGGAGTACGCTATAGTCCCACTCATAGAGCAGATCTCACCGGACCCGCAGGCCAGGTGGAAGCTCTTTAAGAGGAGGCCAAGCAGGGCGCCCTTCTACGAGCTCGAAGATGTTCTCAAGGACATCATATTCATGATCGAGGATCACGAGAAGTTTGGCGACCCGCTCCCGCTCGTTGTTATAGTTGACAACGGAGGAACGAGCGAGGACATTCCGGCCTACAAGCGTATAAGGGCCTATGGAGTTCCCATCGTCGTTATAGACCACCACGACCCGCGCGAGTGGGTGAGCGAGGACAAGGCCAAGGTTGATGAATACGTCGATGTGCACGTCAATCCCCACCACGTCAAGCGCGGCTACTACGAGCTTACCGCTGGAATGCTCGCCACCGAAGTGGCCCGCTTCATCAACCCCGAGGTTGAGGACAAGATAAAGCACCTGCCGGCAATAGCGGGAACCGGCGACAGGAGCAAGGCACCAGAGTTCTACCAGTACCTTGAGATAGCCAAGAAGGCCAAAGGCCTGACCGAGGAAGACCTGAAGAAGATAGCCGAGGTGATAGACCACGAGGCCTTCTACTGGAAGTTCATGGACGGGCACGGCATCATCGACGAGATACTACTCCTCACCGGCAACCTCCAGAGACACCGTGAGCTCATAAACGCGATCTATCCAGAAGTAAAGGAGAAGCAGGAGAAGGCCCTCAAAGCATCCCTGCCGCACGTCAAGAGCGTCGTCCTTCCAAACGGCATAAGGTTCAACACGATAGACGTGGAACTCTTCGCGCCGAAGTTCAGCTATCCCTCACCAGGCAAGCTGAGCGGACTCATCCACGACCACTTCAAAGAGAAGTACGGCGAGGACTCGCCAATACTAACGCTCGCCTACGGCCCGGACTTCGCCGTTGTGAGGGCCAGCGACGGAATGGCAGCTTACGGCTTCGACCTCAACGAGATAATTCCAAAACTGCAGGAGAAACTGCCGAGTGCCGGAATAGAGGGCGGCGGCCACAGCTACGCGGGCTCGATAAAGTTCTTCGAGGGCATGAGGAAGGAAGTTTTAGAGGAGTTCGCGAAGCAGGTTGTCAAGCTGAAGAAGAAAGCATGA
- a CDS encoding DUF3226 domain-containing protein, with the protein MRIITGKDYEKFMDEGAIPFPECRKNREELVGFVKNLRGDETIITSSLELVDLIASNFKKGEDNVLIYSETGKSLTLKEVYELRKYLDFDVRGGFPKENARTTVLFVEGKTDSKFFKAVFKKLFEFRESRSSPGNLRFIERVFERDNFDLLKREDGVYLAIIPSEGNSGVIRNLGNFLRAMDVFGFNVHRIGVAVDIDEDEKSAIASIEGTLSRFDYEKTDYGYLVGETEVVPLFIGLPFRDELIDWKKPTVEDLMLHLLAKEGLLERIRPGLKALNENLGRKLKPKDVMYLALSAYGHWGNLEGFYELFVMRSRFRNLKAILREAKLMKGIAHLAWSEKVK; encoded by the coding sequence ATGAGGATTATAACCGGAAAGGACTACGAAAAGTTCATGGACGAGGGCGCTATCCCCTTTCCTGAGTGCAGAAAAAACAGGGAAGAGCTTGTTGGGTTCGTGAAAAATCTGAGAGGAGACGAAACGATTATTACCTCCAGCCTGGAACTCGTCGACCTGATTGCCTCCAACTTCAAAAAAGGAGAAGACAACGTTCTTATTTACTCCGAGACAGGTAAGTCGCTAACGCTCAAAGAGGTATACGAACTCAGAAAATACCTTGATTTCGACGTTAGAGGCGGATTCCCAAAGGAAAACGCCAGAACCACGGTGCTTTTCGTGGAAGGGAAAACAGACTCCAAGTTCTTTAAAGCTGTCTTCAAAAAGCTCTTCGAGTTCAGGGAAAGCAGAAGTTCCCCGGGAAACCTCAGGTTTATCGAAAGGGTTTTTGAGAGGGACAACTTCGACCTACTGAAGCGTGAGGATGGAGTGTACCTGGCGATTATCCCGAGCGAGGGCAATTCGGGTGTTATAAGAAACCTGGGCAACTTTCTGCGCGCTATGGACGTCTTCGGCTTCAATGTTCATAGAATAGGCGTTGCCGTTGACATCGACGAAGACGAGAAAAGTGCCATTGCCTCGATAGAGGGCACACTTTCTAGGTTCGACTACGAAAAAACCGATTACGGCTATCTTGTAGGCGAAACCGAGGTCGTTCCACTCTTCATAGGCCTCCCCTTCCGGGACGAGCTCATTGACTGGAAAAAGCCCACCGTTGAGGATCTCATGCTCCATCTCCTGGCCAAGGAGGGCCTGCTTGAAAGGATCAGACCGGGGTTAAAAGCCCTAAACGAGAACCTTGGGAGGAAGTTGAAACCAAAAGACGTCATGTATCTGGCCCTTTCCGCCTACGGCCACTGGGGCAACCTCGAGGGCTTCTACGAGCTCTTCGTCATGCGCTCCCGATTCAGAAACCTGAAAGCCATACTACGGGAAGCCAAACTGATGAAGGGAATTGCCCACCTGGCGTGGAGCGAAAAGGTAAAGTGA
- a CDS encoding nitroreductase family protein, whose amino-acid sequence MELDEAIAKRTSIRYFSDEPVSDDAIRELVKAAIRAPTASGLENWLFVVFRSEEARKKVFDLIAEGMVEYYKAVNLPEEKIEKLKNRIYEEGMYRAPVYIAVFIDRRVRFLKGREFDEVEFMWSVESAAMAIQNLMLKAVELGLGTVYIGVTNFQAIEEKVRELAGLDDNYYLVGLIPVGYPRGEVKPRKRRKGIEEVLKFL is encoded by the coding sequence ATGGAGCTGGATGAGGCAATAGCAAAGAGGACTTCGATCAGGTACTTCTCGGACGAACCGGTGAGCGATGATGCCATTAGGGAGCTAGTAAAAGCCGCCATAAGGGCGCCGACCGCGAGCGGCCTGGAAAACTGGCTCTTTGTAGTGTTCCGGAGCGAAGAAGCAAGGAAGAAAGTCTTCGACCTGATAGCAGAGGGCATGGTGGAGTATTACAAGGCGGTGAACCTGCCTGAGGAGAAGATAGAGAAGCTCAAAAACCGGATATATGAGGAGGGTATGTACCGGGCGCCGGTTTACATCGCTGTCTTCATCGACAGGCGCGTCCGCTTCCTCAAAGGCAGAGAGTTCGACGAGGTCGAGTTTATGTGGAGCGTGGAGAGCGCGGCGATGGCTATTCAAAACCTCATGCTGAAAGCGGTAGAGCTCGGCCTCGGTACGGTGTACATCGGCGTGACGAACTTTCAAGCGATAGAGGAGAAAGTCCGTGAGCTAGCTGGCCTCGACGATAACTACTACCTCGTCGGCCTCATCCCTGTGGGCTATCCGAGGGGGGAGGTAAAGCCGCGGAAGAGGCGGAAAGGAATTGAAGAAGTCTTGAAGTTCCTCTGA
- a CDS encoding DUF2391 family protein codes for MMSESNADRMMSPEPELKSVDLKEINENLDSIRRQLDELQKERELEKTPDKLGWDDIAQELVGAITFALPFLFTGELWDVAKDISIERSFAIFLLTLGIAYIFITKSKIGNLKHENLFHVPKRLITVSLISYTISAGLIYLYGINHVAHFSPLQYVNATVIVSTFAVIGAIAVDMVK; via the coding sequence ATGATGAGTGAATCCAATGCTGACAGGATGATGAGCCCCGAGCCTGAGCTCAAAAGCGTTGACCTAAAGGAGATAAACGAAAACCTCGATTCCATCAGGAGGCAGTTAGACGAGCTCCAGAAGGAGCGAGAGCTAGAAAAGACCCCCGACAAACTGGGATGGGATGACATAGCCCAGGAGCTAGTGGGGGCGATAACCTTTGCCCTCCCCTTTCTCTTCACCGGAGAGCTCTGGGACGTGGCAAAGGACATCTCGATCGAGCGCTCCTTTGCGATATTCCTTCTAACGCTGGGTATTGCATATATCTTCATAACCAAATCCAAAATCGGCAACCTCAAGCACGAAAACCTCTTCCACGTTCCCAAGAGACTCATAACAGTCTCGCTGATATCGTACACTATATCCGCCGGACTGATCTACCTCTACGGGATAAACCACGTCGCCCACTTCAGCCCACTTCAATACGTAAACGCCACGGTTATAGTCAGTACATTTGCCGTGATAGGGGCCATAGCCGTTGATATGGTGAAGTGA
- the pfkC gene encoding ADP-specific phosphofructokinase — MVRELLENARKLSIYTAYNTNVDAIVYLNGEMVQKLIDEFGADAVKKRMDEYPREINEPLDFVARLVHALKTGKPMAVPLVNEELHTWFDSHFKYDVERMGGQAGIIANLLSNLDFKKVIVYTPHLAKKQAEMFVRKPNLFYPVVEGGKLVLKHPWEAYRENDPIKVNRIFEFRAGTTFKLGDETITVPFSGRFIVSARFESIRIYTEPELKPFLPEIGERVDGAILSGYQGIKLRYSDGKDANHYLREAKKDILLLKREKDVKVHLEFASIQNRELRKKVIYNLFPLVDSVGMDESEIAYVLSALGYDKLAERIFTYNRIEDTVLGGKILIDEMNLEILQIHTIYYIMYIAHADNPLSEEELRQSLELATTLAASRASLGDVTSPDQINVGLKVPYNERGEYVKLRFEEAKRKLRTREYKLVIIPTRLVQNPVSTVGLGDTISTGAFTSYLAMLKEKGEL; from the coding sequence ATGGTCAGGGAGCTCCTGGAGAATGCGAGGAAACTTTCAATATACACTGCCTACAATACCAACGTTGATGCCATAGTGTACCTGAACGGAGAGATGGTGCAGAAGCTGATAGATGAGTTCGGCGCCGATGCCGTGAAGAAGAGAATGGACGAGTACCCGAGGGAGATAAACGAGCCCCTTGACTTCGTGGCGAGACTTGTTCATGCCCTTAAGACTGGAAAGCCGATGGCCGTTCCTCTGGTTAACGAGGAGCTCCACACCTGGTTTGACTCCCACTTCAAGTACGATGTGGAGAGAATGGGCGGGCAGGCCGGTATAATAGCCAACCTCCTGAGCAACCTCGATTTTAAGAAGGTCATTGTATACACCCCACACCTGGCAAAGAAACAGGCCGAGATGTTCGTAAGAAAGCCTAACCTTTTCTATCCTGTTGTTGAAGGCGGAAAACTTGTCTTAAAGCACCCATGGGAGGCCTACCGCGAGAACGATCCGATAAAGGTCAACCGCATCTTTGAATTCCGCGCCGGGACGACTTTTAAGCTTGGGGATGAGACGATAACAGTCCCCTTCTCGGGTCGCTTTATCGTTTCGGCGAGGTTTGAGAGCATAAGGATCTATACCGAGCCCGAGCTTAAGCCGTTCCTTCCGGAAATCGGTGAGAGAGTTGATGGAGCTATTTTATCTGGCTATCAGGGGATAAAGCTCCGCTATTCTGATGGAAAAGACGCAAACCACTACCTTCGCGAGGCGAAAAAGGACATTCTTCTCCTAAAGCGCGAGAAGGACGTGAAGGTTCACCTGGAGTTCGCCTCGATACAGAACCGCGAGCTTAGAAAGAAAGTCATCTACAACCTCTTCCCGCTTGTCGACAGCGTTGGCATGGATGAGTCAGAGATAGCGTACGTGCTGAGTGCCCTGGGTTATGACAAGCTAGCCGAAAGGATATTCACCTACAACCGCATAGAGGACACTGTCCTGGGAGGAAAGATCCTCATAGACGAGATGAACCTTGAAATCCTCCAGATACACACGATATACTACATCATGTACATCGCTCATGCAGACAACCCCCTGAGTGAGGAAGAGCTCAGGCAGAGCCTCGAGCTTGCAACAACCCTTGCAGCATCGAGGGCTTCCCTCGGGGACGTAACCTCGCCGGACCAGATCAATGTCGGCCTGAAGGTTCCCTACAACGAGAGGGGAGAATACGTTAAGCTCCGCTTTGAAGAGGCCAAGAGAAAGCTGAGAACCAGGGAGTACAAGCTGGTCATAATCCCGACTAGACTTGTCCAGAACCCCGTTTCAACGGTTGGTCTAGGAGATACAATATCAACGGGTGCCTTCACGAGCTATCTGGCGATGCTGAAGGAGAAGGGAGAACTCTGA
- a CDS encoding MutS-related protein: MSLKLNPEARAIYRSIRDEIAKKLLLRGSEAFLDEFSPTTNPEEIARRQAYLRENLQRIKPEIGEFIEKVQPIHFRREYLHDRILIVDESEVEKAEALGLCAVSTDPADAEDYPLVLSTVGYGIDVELTPTQITPELYVQPLWENRDTLEALAKIAELTGEKSIAPELLKQINDIKTTMDRLSTIEQLEEILHEKELELNEKISKRLEQFSLTLKGKELLEFLSELKSGDYGAIFRHFSSVENEILEMIREVEEELEESLGTSVEIFSREELYPVSVPPERIELIREELTRDFKVEMYLKSRELAEKIRPLIPRLKQEIRNVYRLDFLRAVKLFTEGFSFPELGDNGIAFLKGRHIFIENPQPVSYVIGKKPEWFDVEGSERVLDENVVILTGANSGGKTSLLELVTQIAILTHMGLPVPAERAGVSVLDEIFFFRRKRSTYGAGAFETALNGFVKALKNEGRKLILIDEFEAITEPGAAVKIIGELLKVAHERGFYVVIVSHLGEDLKKELPFARVDGIEARGLDERLNLIVDRQPVFGKVGRSTPELIVERLARKKRGKEKEIFERILKAFKKD; this comes from the coding sequence ATGAGCCTGAAGCTTAATCCCGAAGCCAGAGCAATCTACAGGTCGATAAGAGATGAAATAGCCAAAAAGCTGCTACTCAGGGGAAGCGAGGCATTCCTCGACGAGTTTTCTCCCACCACTAACCCCGAAGAGATAGCCAGAAGGCAAGCTTACCTGCGGGAGAACCTGCAGAGGATAAAACCTGAAATCGGGGAGTTCATCGAAAAAGTCCAGCCCATCCACTTCCGGAGGGAGTACCTCCACGACAGAATACTCATAGTGGACGAGAGCGAAGTTGAGAAGGCGGAAGCCCTCGGTTTGTGCGCAGTCTCAACGGATCCAGCCGACGCAGAGGATTACCCCCTGGTTCTGAGCACAGTGGGATACGGAATAGATGTTGAGCTAACCCCCACCCAGATAACTCCAGAGCTATACGTCCAGCCGCTGTGGGAAAACAGAGATACCCTGGAAGCCCTAGCCAAGATCGCGGAACTCACCGGCGAAAAAAGCATTGCTCCTGAACTGTTGAAGCAGATCAACGATATCAAGACCACCATGGATAGACTTTCAACAATAGAACAGCTTGAAGAGATACTACACGAGAAAGAGCTAGAACTCAACGAAAAGATCTCAAAAAGACTCGAGCAGTTTTCTCTGACACTTAAAGGGAAGGAACTTCTGGAATTTCTTTCCGAGCTCAAAAGCGGTGATTACGGGGCAATATTCAGGCACTTCTCTTCAGTTGAGAACGAGATCCTCGAGATGATAAGGGAAGTCGAGGAAGAGCTGGAGGAAAGCCTGGGAACATCCGTTGAGATTTTCTCAAGGGAGGAACTGTATCCCGTCTCCGTGCCCCCGGAGAGGATTGAACTCATCAGGGAGGAACTAACCAGGGATTTCAAAGTTGAAATGTACCTCAAAAGCAGAGAACTGGCCGAGAAAATACGGCCGTTAATACCGAGGTTAAAGCAGGAAATCAGGAACGTTTACCGCCTCGACTTCCTGAGGGCAGTTAAGCTGTTTACCGAGGGGTTCTCCTTCCCCGAGCTGGGTGATAATGGAATAGCTTTTCTAAAGGGAAGACACATCTTCATCGAGAATCCCCAGCCTGTGAGCTACGTAATCGGGAAAAAACCAGAGTGGTTCGATGTCGAGGGATCGGAACGGGTTCTAGATGAGAACGTTGTCATCCTGACCGGAGCCAACAGTGGAGGAAAAACCAGCCTTCTCGAGCTCGTGACTCAGATAGCTATTCTAACCCACATGGGCCTTCCCGTGCCCGCCGAGAGGGCAGGGGTAAGCGTCCTCGATGAAATCTTCTTCTTCAGGAGAAAGAGGAGCACCTATGGAGCGGGGGCATTTGAAACAGCTCTAAATGGGTTTGTTAAAGCCCTGAAGAACGAAGGACGAAAGCTAATCCTCATAGACGAATTCGAGGCCATAACCGAGCCCGGTGCCGCAGTCAAGATAATCGGCGAACTGCTGAAGGTCGCCCACGAAAGGGGCTTTTACGTCGTCATCGTTTCTCATCTCGGCGAAGACCTGAAGAAGGAGCTCCCCTTCGCCAGGGTTGACGGCATAGAGGCCAGGGGTCTCGATGAGAGGCTTAATCTGATCGTCGACAGACAGCCGGTTTTTGGAAAAGTCGGAAGGAGCACACCCGAACTGATAGTGGAAAGACTCGCAAGGAAGAAACGGGGAAAGGAGAAGGAGATCTTTGAGAGGATTCTAAAAGCGTTCAAAAAGGACTAA
- a CDS encoding translation initiation factor IF-5A has product MGDKTKVQVSKLKPGRYIIIDGEPCRITNITVSSPGKHGSAKARIEAVGVFDKKVRSIVKPTSAEVEVPIIDKRVGQIIAITPDTVQLMDMETYETFDVPIETGVEDDIKDQLTEGITVEYWETLGRIKIMRLRGE; this is encoded by the coding sequence ATGGGAGACAAGACAAAGGTTCAGGTCAGCAAGCTCAAGCCCGGTAGGTACATCATAATAGATGGAGAGCCCTGCAGGATAACCAACATAACGGTTTCCTCCCCGGGGAAGCATGGGTCTGCCAAGGCCAGAATTGAAGCAGTAGGCGTTTTTGATAAGAAAGTCAGAAGCATCGTAAAGCCCACGAGCGCTGAAGTTGAGGTTCCGATCATCGACAAAAGGGTCGGCCAGATAATCGCTATAACCCCGGACACCGTTCAGCTCATGGACATGGAGACCTACGAGACCTTCGACGTTCCAATTGAAACCGGTGTCGAGGACGACATCAAGGATCAGCTCACAGAGGGCATAACCGTTGAGTACTGGGAGACCCTCGGCAGGATAAAGATCATGAGGCTCAGGGGCGAGTGA
- a CDS encoding maleate cis-trans isomerase family protein: protein MYGWRGRLGLIVPSSNTTMEMELHNYLPEGVSLHTARVPLRNVNEEELIKMNALAVEAAKLLRDAGVELILYGCTSGSFIGGKDYEKELEAKIEDEVKVPVISTSTAVVEALKMLDAQSILVITPYTDEINQREKEFLEANEFEVLDIRGLGIEDNAKIGKLEPYEAYRLAKASFMDEADAIFISCTNWRTFEIIEALEEDLGVPVVTSNQASLWLALREMDVMEKIPELGRLFTEY, encoded by the coding sequence ATGTACGGATGGAGAGGAAGGTTGGGCCTTATCGTCCCATCATCGAACACCACCATGGAGATGGAGCTTCACAATTACCTCCCTGAGGGGGTTTCGCTCCACACCGCGAGGGTTCCGCTCAGGAACGTCAACGAGGAAGAGCTGATAAAGATGAACGCCCTGGCCGTTGAGGCTGCCAAACTCCTTAGGGACGCCGGCGTCGAGCTGATCCTCTATGGGTGCACAAGCGGCTCCTTCATAGGCGGTAAGGACTACGAGAAGGAGCTGGAGGCGAAGATAGAAGATGAAGTGAAGGTGCCAGTAATCAGCACGAGCACCGCCGTTGTCGAGGCCCTAAAGATGCTCGACGCCCAGTCGATTCTGGTGATAACTCCCTACACCGACGAGATAAACCAGAGGGAAAAGGAGTTTCTCGAGGCGAACGAATTTGAGGTTCTCGACATCAGGGGGCTTGGAATTGAGGATAACGCCAAGATAGGGAAGCTTGAGCCGTATGAAGCGTACCGCCTTGCCAAGGCCAGCTTCATGGACGAAGCTGATGCAATCTTCATAAGCTGCACCAACTGGAGAACCTTCGAGATAATCGAGGCTCTGGAAGAAGACCTGGGCGTTCCTGTGGTCACGAGCAATCAGGCTTCACTTTGGCTGGCTTTGAGGGAAATGGACGTCATGGAGAAGATTCCGGAGCTCGGAAGGCTGTTCACAGAGTATTAG